In Mammaliicoccus sp. Marseille-Q6498, the genomic stretch TTAAACCCTTTATTTCCGTCTGTTCTTTCAAGTGAAAATCTTTCAATGACAATTCAGGCACCATATTTTCAATTAAAGATTCATAAAAATGAATTTGCACAACTACATTATCTTCTGAAACATCTAATTTATAACATTCATTTTGCTTAACGATAAATGTTTCCCCTTCATTATAAAAAGTGCTGATTCCTTTAATCGATAACATCACGCTTCCCTTTAGCACAACAAAAAATGAAATACCCTTATGAATACGGTATTTAGTTGCAGAATATTTTAAGTATTTGATTTCATATATATTTCTCACAAAAAAACTCCTAATAAATTACTTTTTATTTTTCTAAAAAATTTAACTAAATTAAGATATTAGTATTTTAAACTATGCGCCATCAATAAACATTGGAATTCTTTACAAAAATATGACATTTATTAAGCATATTAAACAACATACCTAATACTATATTTTGCCATTTAAGTATAGAAAGTAATTAAATAAAAAAACTGAGACGAAATGTCTCAGCTCTACTTTTCTAAATATGCTTTAATAAGTGGTAATTCTTGTGCTAATACTTCTGATTCTGTCATGTCTGTTGCGTTTTCTCCCCAGAATGTGAGTGCTGATCCTTTAACTGATTGTTCATTAACTTCTGCATATGGGTTGTCTATTTGGCTAAAAGTGTTTATTTGATATTTATTTTGAATATATTTTATTTGGTTTACGATTGTGTCGTTATTATAATTCTTAGATGGTAAAAATGATAATGTGAAATGATTATAATTATATAGCGTTCTTTCTGCATCAATAAATTGTTGTGCTGTTAAACCTTCTCCATCATGACTGTTTTGTTTCCAATAAAGTATCTCTACATTACTATTTAAAGTGCTGAGTCCATCTTTATTCAATGAATCGTTCCACATTTGTGGTTTGTACCCTTTTGATTTTACATGAGAGGCAACTTTGTTCATAAATTCAATAAAGTATTTTTGATGCCGACTACTTCCTGATACTTCATCGCCACCTATAACAAATTTTTGGTTGCCATGATACTTCGGCTGATCAAACATTGTCATAATTTCAGTTGTCATTTCTTTTACTGACTGTACCGCTTTATCATTTCCAAAATAATCGAGTGTCCCTTCATCAAAATCACTTCTAATTGCTGTTGCAGTGCTTGGATCTTTTACTGCAAGTCGATTGAGCCAAGCTTTAGAA encodes the following:
- a CDS encoding family 20 glycosylhydrolase: MFLIKKLLGKSIVLTSIVLCSSLLMTKVTFAQLETDKGVNVDIARKHYSVDSLKKIVKEIHNSGGDYIQLHISDNESYGIASNYIYQGSTQTNQEYLTKAEVRELITYSNALDVMVVPDFDVPAHSKAWLNRLAVKDPSTATAIRSDFDEGTLDYFGNDKAVQSVKEMTTEIMTMFDQPKYHGNQKFVIGGDEVSGSSRHQKYFIEFMNKVASHVKSKGYKPQMWNDSLNKDGLSTLNSNVEILYWKQNSHDGEGLTAQQFIDAERTLYNYNHFTLSFLPSKNYNNDTIVNQIKYIQNKYQINTFSQIDNPYAEVNEQSVKGSALTFWGENATDMTESEVLAQELPLIKAYLEK